From one Simplicispira suum genomic stretch:
- a CDS encoding carbon-nitrogen hydrolase family protein codes for MTIPDPDAHKITLKPSQGTVRIAAVQYLLRSIDSWDAFENQVRFVMKAAGDYKPQFVMFPEIFTTQLLSFMDTSDLRRAVRNMNDYTERYLALFSELARQWGVHIIGGSHPTITDGKLLNTAYLFTPEGKHFTQEKIHLTRWEKEKWHGDAGNHLRVFDTPFGRIAILICYDIEFPELARMVCEQGVDIIFVPSCTDDRQGFWRVRYCCHARAIENQVYVAVTGTVGNLTVEGLGLHYGQAAIITPSDFPFARDGIAAEGVANMEQVVIADVDLAKLVNNRVNGTTIPLYDKRVDVYDNDVEVVATQG; via the coding sequence ATGACCATCCCAGACCCCGACGCGCACAAAATCACCCTCAAGCCGAGCCAGGGCACGGTGCGCATTGCTGCTGTGCAGTACCTGCTGCGCTCGATCGACAGCTGGGATGCGTTTGAGAACCAGGTGCGTTTCGTCATGAAGGCGGCTGGCGACTACAAGCCCCAGTTCGTCATGTTCCCGGAGATTTTCACCACGCAGCTGCTGTCCTTCATGGACACCAGTGACCTGCGCCGCGCTGTGCGCAACATGAACGACTACACCGAGCGGTATCTGGCATTGTTCAGCGAGCTGGCGCGCCAATGGGGCGTGCACATCATTGGCGGCAGCCACCCCACCATCACCGACGGCAAGCTGCTCAACACTGCCTACCTGTTCACGCCAGAAGGCAAGCATTTCACCCAGGAGAAGATCCACTTGACCCGGTGGGAGAAAGAAAAGTGGCACGGTGACGCGGGCAACCACCTGCGCGTGTTCGACACCCCCTTTGGCCGCATTGCCATTCTGATCTGCTACGACATCGAGTTCCCGGAACTTGCGCGCATGGTCTGCGAGCAGGGCGTGGACATCATCTTTGTGCCGTCCTGCACCGACGACCGCCAGGGCTTCTGGCGGGTGCGCTACTGCTGCCATGCACGCGCCATCGAGAACCAGGTCTATGTGGCCGTGACCGGCACCGTCGGCAATCTGACCGTGGAAGGCCTCGGCCTGCACTACGGCCAGGCGGCGATCATCACGCCGTCCGACTTCCCGTTTGCACGCGACGGCATTGCGGCCGAGGGCGTGGCGAACATGGAGCAGGTCGTCATAGCCGATGTCGATCTGGCCAAGCTGGTCAACAACCGGGTCAACGGCACCACCATCCCGCTGTACGACAAACGGGTGGATGTGTACGACAACGACGTCGAGGTGGTCGCCACCCAGGGCTGA
- a CDS encoding LysR substrate-binding domain-containing protein, which translates to MRKDIPSLGVLQAFEASARLQSFSRAAEELALTPSAVSRHVAALEDRLGVTLFVRARQRLAMTDTGRSYAARIRLHLEQIERDTQEIRVGRGEGYVLHLAVVSTFCTQWLIPRLPQFAALHPRITLNLSVRSEVFAFDESGFDAAIYYGDRLWPDTQGRMVLPEGPCVPVCSPAYAAVHALHDESAWLHCPHLMLATRVHAWRDWYAECGWHYTLHASRGPRYELFSMVIAAAAAGLGVGLVPQLLAREALDNGRLVPAHPQALAGEQGYWFVQPQHRAGSEALQAFRDWLARA; encoded by the coding sequence ATGCGCAAAGACATCCCCAGCCTGGGTGTGCTCCAGGCTTTCGAGGCCTCGGCACGGCTGCAGAGTTTCTCGCGTGCGGCCGAAGAACTGGCCCTGACGCCCAGCGCCGTGAGCCGCCATGTCGCTGCGCTCGAAGATCGCCTGGGCGTGACCCTGTTCGTGCGGGCGCGCCAGCGCCTGGCCATGACGGACACCGGCCGCAGCTATGCGGCGCGCATCCGCCTGCATCTGGAGCAGATCGAGCGCGACACGCAGGAGATCCGGGTCGGGCGCGGCGAAGGCTATGTACTGCACCTGGCCGTGGTGTCTACTTTTTGCACGCAATGGCTCATACCGCGCCTGCCGCAGTTTGCGGCGCTGCACCCGCGCATCACGCTCAACCTCTCGGTGCGCTCCGAGGTGTTTGCTTTTGACGAGAGTGGTTTTGATGCTGCCATTTACTATGGCGACCGGCTCTGGCCCGACACGCAGGGCCGCATGGTGCTGCCCGAGGGGCCGTGCGTGCCGGTGTGCAGCCCGGCCTATGCGGCCGTGCATGCCCTGCACGATGAGTCGGCCTGGCTGCACTGCCCGCATCTCATGCTGGCCACGCGCGTCCATGCCTGGCGCGACTGGTATGCCGAGTGCGGCTGGCACTACACCTTGCACGCCTCGCGCGGGCCGCGCTATGAGTTGTTCTCCATGGTGATTGCCGCCGCCGCTGCAGGCCTGGGCGTGGGGCTGGTGCCGCAGTTGCTTGCGCGCGAGGCGCTGGACAATGGGCGCCTGGTGCCGGCGCACCCCCAGGCGCTGGCGGGCGAACAGGGCTACTGGTTCGTGCAGCCGCAGCACCGGGCCGGCTCCGAGGCGCTACAGGCTTTCAGGGACTGGCTGGCACGGGCCTGA
- a CDS encoding LrgB family protein → MTDFVQLWVYLSATPLFGLNATLVVYVLALGLYQRLGQAPWANPVLLSIIVLGAALLVTGTAYPTYFAGAQFIHFLLGPAVVALAWPLWERRVQLRAHWARFTLAAVVGGSAAAASAVAIAWALDLPREAVLSLAPKSVTAPVAMGIADKIGGVPSLAAVFAVVTGLVGALSGKALFALLRIGTDPVGWMARGFAMGTAAHGIGAARALQVHADAGAWAALALGLQVVVASLLIPMVARWF, encoded by the coding sequence ATGACCGACTTCGTGCAGCTCTGGGTCTACCTCTCGGCCACGCCGCTGTTCGGCCTGAACGCCACGCTGGTGGTCTATGTGCTGGCGCTCGGCCTGTACCAGCGCCTGGGCCAGGCGCCATGGGCCAACCCGGTATTGCTCTCCATCATCGTTCTGGGTGCCGCGCTTCTGGTGACTGGCACCGCCTACCCGACCTACTTCGCCGGCGCACAGTTCATCCATTTTCTGCTCGGGCCGGCGGTGGTGGCGCTGGCCTGGCCGCTGTGGGAGCGGCGCGTACAGCTGCGGGCGCACTGGGCGCGCTTCACGCTCGCAGCGGTGGTGGGCGGCTCTGCGGCAGCCGCCAGCGCGGTCGCGATTGCCTGGGCACTGGACCTGCCGCGCGAAGCCGTGCTGTCGCTCGCGCCCAAATCGGTCACGGCGCCGGTCGCCATGGGCATTGCCGACAAGATTGGCGGCGTGCCCTCGCTGGCTGCCGTGTTTGCCGTCGTCACCGGTCTGGTGGGCGCGCTCAGCGGCAAGGCGCTGTTTGCGCTGCTGCGCATCGGCACCGACCCGGTCGGCTGGATGGCGCGCGGCTTTGCCATGGGCACGGCTGCCCACGGCATTGGCGCAGCGCGCGCCCTGCAGGTGCATGCGGATGCCGGCGCCTGGGCGGCGCTGGCACTGGGGTTGCAGGTGGTGGTGGCGTCGCTGCTGATTCCGATGGTCGCCCGCTGGTTCTGA
- a CDS encoding aldehyde dehydrogenase family protein produces the protein MTTSSTFASATLFDTALQQLGLDLAPWRGQGLAVRAPRDGAVYAQLSSHTPAQAQALIEGAHSAFLRWRATPAPVRGELVRRLGEKLRRHKEALGLLVSLEAGKLRSEGLGEVQEMIDICDFAVGLSRQLHGLTIASERPGHRMMETWHPMGVVGVISAFNFPVAVWSWNTALALVCGNAVAWKPSEKTPLCAIACHHLLQQTLDEFAAQQSPALPDGLATLLLGGREMGELLARSPRVAVLSATGSTRMGRAVAVDVAQRFGRSILELGGNNAMVVMPSADLELAARAITFAAVGTAGQRCTSLRRLIVHRDVAAPLLARLGKIYASVRVGDPLEDGVLVGPLMDGAAFAQMQSALAQAREQGGTVLGGERACEALGQDAWYARPALVRMPAQSAVVQHETFAPILYVLTCASLDEAIALQNGVPQGLSSAIFTTDLRDAERFLSSTGSDCGIANVNIGTSGAEIGGAFGGEKETGGGRESGSDAWKAYMRRATNTINYSDALPLAQGVRFDV, from the coding sequence ATGACCACTTCTTCGACCTTTGCTTCCGCCACCCTGTTCGACACCGCGTTGCAGCAACTGGGCCTGGACCTCGCCCCCTGGCGCGGCCAGGGCCTTGCCGTGCGCGCGCCCCGCGACGGGGCGGTGTACGCGCAGTTGTCCAGCCACACGCCAGCGCAGGCACAGGCCCTGATCGAGGGCGCGCACAGCGCCTTTTTGCGGTGGCGCGCCACGCCCGCCCCGGTACGCGGCGAGCTGGTGCGGCGCCTGGGCGAAAAACTGCGCCGGCACAAGGAGGCCCTGGGCCTGCTGGTGTCGCTGGAAGCGGGCAAGCTGCGCTCCGAGGGGCTGGGCGAGGTGCAGGAGATGATCGACATCTGCGACTTTGCCGTGGGCCTGTCGCGCCAACTGCACGGCCTGACCATTGCCAGCGAGCGCCCGGGCCACCGCATGATGGAAACCTGGCACCCCATGGGCGTGGTCGGCGTGATTTCGGCCTTCAACTTTCCGGTGGCCGTGTGGTCCTGGAACACGGCCCTGGCGCTGGTGTGCGGCAATGCGGTGGCCTGGAAACCCTCGGAAAAAACCCCGCTGTGCGCCATTGCCTGCCACCACCTGCTGCAACAGACGCTGGACGAGTTCGCTGCCCAGCAAAGCCCGGCCTTGCCCGACGGGCTGGCCACGCTGCTGCTGGGCGGGCGCGAGATGGGCGAGTTGCTGGCGCGCTCGCCGCGCGTGGCGGTGCTCAGCGCCACGGGCAGCACGCGCATGGGCCGTGCCGTGGCGGTGGACGTGGCGCAGCGCTTTGGCCGCAGCATTCTGGAGCTGGGCGGCAACAACGCCATGGTGGTGATGCCCAGCGCCGACCTGGAGCTGGCCGCGCGCGCCATCACCTTCGCCGCCGTGGGCACGGCGGGCCAGCGCTGCACCAGCCTGCGCCGCCTCATCGTGCACCGCGACGTGGCCGCGCCGCTGCTGGCGCGGCTCGGAAAAATCTACGCCAGCGTGCGCGTGGGCGACCCGCTGGAGGATGGCGTGCTTGTTGGCCCGCTGATGGATGGCGCGGCCTTTGCGCAGATGCAAAGCGCCTTGGCGCAGGCGCGGGAACAAGGCGGCACCGTGCTGGGCGGCGAGCGCGCATGCGAGGCCCTGGGCCAGGACGCCTGGTACGCCCGCCCGGCCCTGGTGCGCATGCCCGCGCAAAGCGCCGTGGTGCAGCACGAGACCTTTGCGCCCATCCTCTACGTGCTCACCTGCGCCAGCCTGGATGAGGCCATCGCGCTGCAAAACGGCGTGCCGCAGGGCCTGTCGTCCGCCATCTTCACCACCGACCTGCGGGACGCCGAGCGCTTCCTCTCCAGCACGGGCAGCGACTGCGGCATCGCCAACGTGAACATCGGCACCTCGGGCGCCGAAATCGGCGGCGCCTTTGGCGGCGAGAAGGAAACCGGCGGCGGCCGCGAATCAGGCTCGGACGCCTGGAAGGCCTACATGCGCCGCGCGACCAACACCATCAACTACAGCGACGCACTGCCGCTCGCCCAGGGCGTGCGTTTTGATGTGTGA
- a CDS encoding GNAT family N-acetyltransferase gives MTIPIVVRPTEAADVSALLALQERVYPTIAPWRRDQLVRQLKMFPQGQLVAVRDGTLLGCASSLVILWDEWADEHTWKQITASGTFQTHNPDGFTLYGAEVFVDPATRGQRVGHLLYEGRRQLCKQLNLRRIIACGRLPGYHALANEMPVELYAKKILWGDLQDPVLSFQLREGFRYCGIMSDYLPDDLESCGHASLIAWINPHYDPTRRTALQGGHASTLEQDNA, from the coding sequence GTGACGATCCCGATCGTGGTTCGCCCCACCGAAGCGGCCGATGTGTCCGCGCTTCTTGCACTGCAAGAACGCGTCTACCCGACCATCGCGCCGTGGCGGCGCGACCAACTGGTGCGCCAGTTGAAAATGTTTCCGCAAGGCCAACTGGTGGCGGTGCGCGACGGAACGCTGCTCGGCTGTGCCAGTTCCCTGGTGATTCTGTGGGACGAATGGGCCGACGAGCACACCTGGAAGCAGATCACCGCTTCGGGGACGTTTCAGACGCACAACCCGGACGGTTTCACACTCTACGGTGCAGAGGTATTTGTCGATCCGGCCACACGCGGGCAGCGCGTTGGCCATTTGCTGTACGAAGGGCGTCGACAACTGTGCAAGCAGCTCAACCTGCGGCGCATCATTGCCTGTGGGCGGCTGCCGGGTTACCACGCGTTGGCAAACGAAATGCCGGTGGAGTTGTACGCGAAGAAGATTCTCTGGGGCGACCTGCAGGACCCCGTGCTGAGTTTTCAGCTACGCGAAGGCTTTCGCTACTGCGGCATCATGAGCGACTACCTGCCGGACGACCTTGAATCCTGCGGTCACGCCAGCCTGATCGCCTGGATCAACCCGCACTACGACCCCACGCGCCGCACCGCGCTGCAAGGCGGTCACGCCAGCACTTTGGAACAGGACAACGCATGA
- a CDS encoding CidA/LrgA family protein, producing MQMLQGLAILLTLQSLGEALSRLLHLPYPGPVIGMVLLLIALRWPAVQLRVRSVADFLLAHLSLLFVPVGVGVITQLDVLAQYGLRLAVVLVLSTWIGMAVSALVLRWLMK from the coding sequence ATGCAGATGCTGCAAGGCCTGGCCATTCTGCTGACCTTGCAGTCGCTGGGCGAGGCGCTCTCGCGGCTGCTGCACCTGCCCTACCCCGGCCCGGTGATTGGCATGGTGCTGCTGCTCATCGCGCTGCGCTGGCCTGCCGTGCAGCTGCGCGTGCGCTCGGTGGCCGATTTTCTGCTGGCGCACCTCTCGCTGCTGTTCGTGCCCGTGGGCGTGGGCGTCATCACCCAGCTTGACGTGCTGGCGCAATATGGCCTGCGGCTGGCGGTGGTGCTGGTGCTCTCGACCTGGATTGGCATGGCGGTGTCGGCGCTGGTGCTGCGCTGGTTGATGAAGTGA